One window of the Candidatus Zixiibacteriota bacterium genome contains the following:
- a CDS encoding hypothetical protein (Evidence 5 : Unknown function) — translation MKSLTRFTGLAVILILPFGYYTGSDDSTHFTAGAGFGFGNYATIIEGCEGREVHMVSFRDFGGSVAYHPSVHFPFVFGFRAGQLSVDDPPKSKSIDQNYPYPASKHGYINPNISLEFKSFGLGAGWVRNTGTVYPNDQWQIQPFDFRRSRNFPSGHIRLGPTDKWFFLGSFCEGVPIMTQYGTILGAMGYGGSEDKIIVMGLCGGIHEHAGLYTGIIFKPGHLGGKVLSIRVGENYDRLEGSFSFEWYLPIR, via the coding sequence ATGAAAAGTCTCACCAGATTTACAGGTCTAGCCGTCATCCTGATTCTGCCGTTCGGCTATTATACCGGGAGTGATGACTCGACCCATTTCACGGCAGGAGCAGGGTTTGGTTTCGGAAATTACGCCACAATCATTGAAGGATGCGAGGGCAGGGAAGTGCATATGGTGTCATTTCGTGATTTTGGAGGCTCGGTCGCCTATCACCCGTCGGTTCATTTCCCGTTTGTATTCGGCTTTCGCGCCGGGCAGTTGTCGGTCGATGATCCGCCCAAGTCGAAATCGATCGATCAAAATTACCCTTATCCCGCGTCCAAGCACGGTTACATAAATCCTAATATTTCGCTGGAATTCAAATCATTCGGCCTTGGAGCCGGATGGGTGCGCAACACCGGGACAGTCTACCCCAATGATCAATGGCAGATTCAGCCATTTGATTTCCGCCGCTCCCGCAATTTTCCATCGGGGCATATTCGTCTCGGTCCGACCGATAAGTGGTTTTTCCTCGGCTCCTTCTGCGAAGGGGTGCCGATCATGACGCAGTACGGCACGATTCTCGGGGCCATGGGGTACGGCGGCTCTGAGGATAAGATTATAGTTATGGGATTATGCGGCGGCATCCATGAACATGCCGGATTATACACCGGCATAATTTTCAAGCCGGGACATCTGGGCGGAAAAGTGCTATCGATAC